The following is a genomic window from Amycolatopsis sp. BJA-103.
CACAACGCCTCGCCGGTGATGCCGAGCGGTTCCCGGCTGGTCGCCAGGATCCGCAGCCGGCGGCATTCCCCGAGCACCCGGTGCGCGAAGGCCGCCGCCGACTCGATCACGTGCTCGCAGTTGTCGAGGATCAGCAGTACTTCCCGCTCGCGGATCGCGGCGATGACCCGTTCGATGGGTTCGGCGTTCGGCGAGTCGCCGAGCAGCGCGTCCCGCAGCCCGAGCCCGGCGAGCGTCGCCTGGGCGATGTTCTTCCCACCCCCCTGCCCTTCGGGCCCGCCCCCCTGATCTCCGTCGACGCCGATGGCCGCGAGTTCCACCAGCCAGGCCCCGTCCGGCAGATCGCCGAGCAGGGTTCGCGCGGTTTCCGTGGCCAGCCTGGTCTTTCCCGAACCACCGGGCCCGATCAAAGTGGTGAGCCGGTGTTCGGTGACGAGTTCGCGGACCGTGGCGACATCGGCGTCCTTGCCGACGAAACTGGTCAGCTCGGCGCGCACGTTGGTCTTGCGGTTCTCCTCGCGCCGTCCCAGCTCGCCCCGCAGCAACGCGACGTGCACCGCGGACAGCTCCGGCGAAGGGTCGACGCCCAGCGCGTCGGCCAGGGCTTCCCTGGTGCGCTGGTACACGAGCAGCGCTTCGGTGTCGCGCCCCGTCGCCGCGAGAGCCCGCATCAGCGCGGCGACGAGCCGTTCGCGCAGGGGATGCGCGGCCGCCAGGTCGGTCAGTTCGGTGACCAGTTTCGCGCCGTGGCCGAGGTCGATCTCCGCGTCGAACCGGTCTTCCAACGCCGTCAGGCGCAGCCCGTCGAGCCGGGTGACCGCCGCGTCGAACGCCTCGCTGTCTTGCAAACCGACGTCCTGCATGGCCGCGCCGCGCCACAGGGCGAGGGCTTCGCGCAGCCGTTTCGGTTCTTCGTCGCCCCGAGCCCGGCCGACGAGGCGTTCGAACCGCACGGCGTCGACGGCGTCGGGCGCCACCTTCAGCCGATAGCCGTCCGTCTGTCCCTCGACGGCTCCTTCCGGCAGTACCTTTCGCAGACGGGAAACCAAGCGCTGCAAGGCATTCGTCGCGTCGGCGGGCGGCCGTTCGCCCCAGATCCAGTCGACGAGCGTCGCTTTCGGGACCACGCGGCCCGGTTCGAGCGCGAGGGCGATCAGCAGCCCGCGCAGCCGGGCGCCCGGCACGTCGGCGAGGACGCCTTCATCCGTGCGAACCTCGAAAGGGCCGAGCATCCCGATCTGCATTGGGCCGATTTTGCCACGGGTGATCAGCCCGCCTCCGGCCGCGGACTCGGGACTGATCAAGGGATGGCTCTGGGTATGCCGCCGATGTCACCGAGCTACGACTCGCCGCTGATCCTCGCCGTGCCGAGCGAGGCCGCGGTGATCGCCCTGGCGGCGGTCTGCGTCGACGAACTGGAAGTCAGGCTGGTCAGCGAAGCCCGGTCGAGCGCGTGCACGACGAACTCGTAGGTGTTCACCGTCGAGGGCGAGCACGGTCCCTGATAGCCGTAGAGGCTGGCGCTTCCGCGGTAGTAGATCTGCCGGGCGCCCGCGGGCACCGAAGGCCGGTACGCGTGCTCGACGTTCTGGGGGAGCGAGGTCGCGGTCACCGGGATGTCGTAGATGACCCAGTGGATGAGGTTGGCGTTGTCGAGGTCGCGCATGACGATCGCGTAGCTCTTGGCCGCCGCGGGAGCGCCCGACCAGGCCAACGGGGGCGACTCGTTCCTCTTGGCGGGATCCTGCCCGCCGCCGCTGGTGCACTCGTGGACTTTCGGCATGACGCCGCCGTTGGCGAAAGCGGTACTGGACAAGGTGAACGCGTTTTGTCCCGCCGACGCCGCCGTGGCGGGCGCGAGGCCGGTGGCGCCGAGGACGACCAAGGCGCAGAACACGATTCTCGTTGTTCTCACTGGAGACTCCCGAGGCATTTGGGTTCCGGTGCGCAGAATTCAGCGTAGGCAGCCCGGAATGCGGCGGCTAGCGCACTTTCCCGGTCGAACGAGGTGTTTTCGGCGCTCAAGCGCGGACGAGGACGGAGAAGTAGATCGGCTTGTTGGCGGGGAACAGTTCCCGGTCCTGTTCGTCGACCATCTTCCAGAAGATCTTGCAGTCGACCGGGGCGGTCGCCGGAGTGCTCACGGTGACCGTCACCTGCACGTGCCCCTGCGGCGCGGTGTCGTTGACCGGGATCCGCTCCGGGGTGCGGCAGGTGCCCGGCGCGACCGGGAGGTCGGTGCGGCGCAGGTACCGCTTCCGCCATTCGACCGTGCCGGTGTTCTTGATCTCCCAGACCTTCACGAACTGCGTGCCCGGCTTGACCGCGGTGTCGTCGGGGATCGTCACGTCGGTGATGAAGCCGGCCGAGTCACCGGGATGGGGTGGCCGCGAGTCCTGCTCACCCGGCAGCAGGATGACGACGACGGCGGCGATCGCGGCGACGAGGACGAGGGCCAGCGGCGCTAGGACGCGTTTGGACCGCCATCTCGGCGCGGCGGGCGCGGGGGCCGGTTCGCGGCCGGTGGACAACACGAGCTGGACACCTTGCCAGCGGGCGTGCCATTCCTCTTCGTCACCGTCGCAGGCGCGGACGAACTCGCGGACGGTCTCCCACGGCTGCAGCCGCCTGCCGGTGACGGTGAGGTGCAGGGTCGCGTGGGACACGGCGCCCGACTTCGCGGCCATCTTCCGGAACGACGGCTCGCCTGCCCGCGTCCGCAGCTTCCGCAGCTCGGCCATGAACGCTTCCAGCTCCGGTGTCCGTTCTCCCGGCACGCTCCCCCTCGCGATCGTGTCAGACGTGACAATAATTTTCGTCACTCTGCGCGGCCGGGTAACTATATCGCGAACTCCGCCCCGATCGCCGCGCCGACCAGCGGGATCAGCCGGGCCGTCACCCTGTCAAACGCTGTCAACCTGCGGTTTTTGACGTCAGACGATCCGTACAGGTGGTTCCGGACGCCCCCTCCGGCAGGCCAGTGTCGAACACGAGCTGTTCACAAGGAGCAGCACCGAGTGAAGGAGCAGTCATGCGCAAGGTGGCAACCGCCGCGATGTTCACCGCTCTGGCCGGAGCCGCGTTCGGGATGACGGCGGGACAGGCCGCGGTGGCGGCGCCGTCGGTCAACATGGAGGCCGTCGTCAAGGCGGCCATGTGGGATCCCTACAAGGCCGACC
Proteins encoded in this region:
- a CDS encoding YbhB/YbcL family Raf kinase inhibitor-like protein, which translates into the protein MFCALVVLGATGLAPATAASAGQNAFTLSSTAFANGGVMPKVHECTSGGGQDPAKRNESPPLAWSGAPAAAKSYAIVMRDLDNANLIHWVIYDIPVTATSLPQNVEHAYRPSVPAGARQIYYRGSASLYGYQGPCSPSTVNTYEFVVHALDRASLTSLTSSSSTQTAARAITAASLGTARISGES
- a CDS encoding NBR1-Ig-like domain-containing protein, translated to MPGERTPELEAFMAELRKLRTRAGEPSFRKMAAKSGAVSHATLHLTVTGRRLQPWETVREFVRACDGDEEEWHARWQGVQLVLSTGREPAPAPAAPRWRSKRVLAPLALVLVAAIAAVVVILLPGEQDSRPPHPGDSAGFITDVTIPDDTAVKPGTQFVKVWEIKNTGTVEWRKRYLRRTDLPVAPGTCRTPERIPVNDTAPQGHVQVTVTVSTPATAPVDCKIFWKMVDEQDRELFPANKPIYFSVLVRA